In the Streptomyces sp. BHT-5-2 genome, one interval contains:
- a CDS encoding bifunctional DNA primase/polymerase — protein sequence MREILGRRRKPLFRRSGRSALLGAALHCATEWQWPVLPGVGLRPAGRQQAAGRLGLGERVPRRCNCPDPDCVVPGAHPFDPGLLAATTDARMVRWWWSNRPDAPVVLATGGRAPCAVSLPAVAGARALAALDHFGVRTGPVVATPTRWSLLVSPYGLPELGELLSSQDWVPSSLRFHGEGGYLVLPPSPTGAGKVRWERPPASPKRSTLFEQGGPPSRAVPWLPKVATIVDALVTASAGSPDGGSRLAY from the coding sequence ATGCGCGAGATCCTCGGAAGGCGACGCAAGCCCCTGTTCCGGCGCAGCGGGAGGTCGGCGCTGCTCGGTGCGGCGCTCCACTGCGCCACCGAGTGGCAGTGGCCGGTCCTCCCGGGCGTCGGACTGCGGCCCGCCGGCCGGCAGCAGGCCGCCGGGCGGCTCGGACTCGGCGAGCGGGTGCCCCGCCGCTGCAACTGCCCCGACCCCGACTGCGTGGTTCCGGGCGCGCACCCCTTCGACCCCGGGCTGCTGGCGGCGACCACCGACGCCCGGATGGTGCGCTGGTGGTGGAGCAACCGCCCGGACGCCCCGGTCGTCCTGGCGACCGGCGGCCGTGCGCCGTGCGCGGTGAGCCTGCCGGCCGTCGCCGGGGCCCGCGCGCTGGCCGCGCTGGACCACTTCGGCGTCCGCACCGGCCCCGTGGTGGCCACCCCCACCCGCTGGTCGCTGCTCGTATCGCCTTACGGCCTACCGGAGTTGGGGGAGCTGCTCAGCTCGCAGGACTGGGTGCCCAGCTCGCTGCGTTTCCACGGCGAGGGCGGCTACCTCGTCCTGCCGCCGTCCCCGACCGGCGCCGGCAAGGTCCGCTGGGAGCGCCCGCCGGCGTCCCCCAAGCGCTCAACTTTGTTCGAGCAGGGGGGACCCCCATCCCGGGCCGTGCCCTGGCTGCCCAAGGTGGCCACGATCGTCGACGCGCTGGTGACGGCGAGCGCCGGCAGCCCCGACGGCGGCAGTCGGCTCGCGTACTGA